One part of the Terriglobales bacterium genome encodes these proteins:
- a CDS encoding PEP-CTERM sorting domain-containing protein, whose amino-acid sequence MAHATSGLGQTFVAPNSSNYLQSVYTGSLSGGTISAPYTFSLYAFAGNTLVGAPLFEESLNGPVSSGLTIDIGEQLTAGQQYVFLLLTSAGSVAADGDQHIADGNLISCTGTNCFAPLGSTTDVQGFALNFSDAPNSVPEPSTIVLLGSGVLGFAGTIRRKLLS is encoded by the coding sequence GTGGCCCACGCAACGTCTGGGTTGGGGCAGACCTTTGTGGCACCCAATTCTAGCAATTACCTTCAGAGCGTCTACACCGGTAGTTTGTCAGGTGGGACCATCAGCGCACCGTACACGTTTTCCCTTTACGCGTTCGCGGGCAATACCTTGGTCGGCGCGCCGCTGTTTGAAGAATCGCTGAATGGACCCGTATCGTCTGGTCTTACGATCGATATCGGGGAGCAGTTGACGGCCGGGCAACAGTACGTCTTTCTCCTTTTGACTAGTGCTGGAAGTGTTGCCGCGGATGGGGACCAGCATATTGCAGATGGCAACCTCATTTCTTGCACTGGTACGAATTGTTTTGCGCCGCTCGGTAGTACAACTGATGTCCAAGGGTTTGCGCTGAACTTCTCGGATGCACCCAACTCCGTGCCAGAGCCGTCCACGATCGTGTTGCTTGGAAGTGGTGTTCTTGGATTCGCTGGAACGATCCGGCGCAAACTTCTTAGCTAA
- a CDS encoding nuclear transport factor 2 family protein yields MKRREVLKGSAAIVLGAAVVPLANAADQTEAIKQVIRSAYDAFSDLDKQKYRTMLTDDYLLLEDGALLDIDGDIALMPSADIEYKRTDEFDFRTVKIHGDTAYAVYFLKSDSTEKKNGSRSRKYLESAILRRSGNTWKLALLHSTKVKSAALRPVSEVE; encoded by the coding sequence GTGAAACGACGCGAGGTTCTGAAGGGATCCGCAGCGATTGTGCTTGGGGCTGCCGTGGTTCCACTGGCCAATGCCGCAGACCAGACCGAAGCCATCAAGCAGGTCATTCGGAGCGCGTACGACGCGTTCAGCGATCTCGACAAGCAGAAGTACCGGACGATGCTGACCGACGACTATCTGCTGCTGGAGGACGGTGCATTGCTCGATATCGACGGCGATATCGCGTTGATGCCGTCCGCGGACATCGAGTACAAGCGGACGGACGAGTTCGACTTCCGGACCGTCAAGATTCATGGTGACACAGCCTACGCCGTTTACTTCCTGAAATCAGACTCGACCGAGAAAAAGAATGGCTCGCGTAGCCGGAAATACCTGGAAAGTGCGATCCTGCGCCGGTCGGGGAACACCTGGAAGCTCGCCTTGCTGCATTCGACGAAGGTCAAAAGCGCAGCACTTCGGCCGGTGTCAGAAGTCGAGTAA
- a CDS encoding DUF3079 domain-containing protein, producing MAKIPLHPKNPERICWGCDLYCPADSLRCGNGTIRTQHPIELFGEDWAEWEQERPKSDFVILQDAK from the coding sequence ATGGCCAAGATTCCGTTACATCCTAAGAACCCTGAACGCATCTGCTGGGGATGCGATCTGTACTGCCCGGCCGATTCGCTCCGCTGCGGCAATGGCACTATTCGAACTCAGCACCCAATCGAACTCTTTGGCGAAGATTGGGCTGAGTGGGAGCAGGAACGCCCGAAAAGCGACTTCGTGATCCTCCAGGACGCAAAATAA
- a CDS encoding SIMPL domain-containing protein, with product MRYLKLAILLVVASAINLSAQEVQVSRANKTITVTADASATAEPDMATVTFAFENYGATSKEAYENNIRASERVLKAMLDSGIPKEAIETENILVRRIEEDDKEKWTQEQRKTQVFEAEQSWKVKLPASEAQKLVDLVMKSGANRIKDVDWELSDHAALQAEAGAAALAKARRIADQMAKGLGTKLGELVYANNRAPDVLRYAGRNFSLNTAAVSSAVVVPMLQLFPVKIKETATVHAVFAVE from the coding sequence ATGCGTTACTTAAAGCTGGCTATACTCCTTGTTGTCGCATCAGCAATCAATCTCTCCGCCCAAGAAGTTCAGGTTAGCCGTGCCAATAAAACCATCACCGTCACCGCCGACGCTTCCGCCACAGCCGAACCGGACATGGCCACCGTCACGTTCGCTTTCGAGAACTACGGTGCCACCAGCAAGGAGGCGTACGAGAACAATATTCGTGCATCGGAACGTGTGCTCAAGGCCATGCTCGATAGTGGCATCCCAAAGGAAGCAATTGAGACAGAAAACATCCTCGTGCGCCGTATTGAGGAAGACGACAAAGAGAAATGGACTCAGGAGCAACGGAAAACTCAAGTCTTTGAAGCGGAGCAGTCATGGAAAGTTAAGTTACCGGCTTCGGAGGCACAAAAACTCGTGGACTTGGTGATGAAGTCGGGCGCGAATCGGATTAAGGACGTCGACTGGGAGCTTTCTGATCACGCAGCACTCCAGGCTGAGGCAGGCGCTGCCGCGTTGGCTAAAGCCCGCCGGATTGCCGATCAGATGGCGAAGGGTCTGGGAACTAAGCTCGGAGAGCTCGTATACGCGAATAATAGGGCTCCCGATGTGCTTCGGTATGCAGGACGAAACTTCAGCCTGAATACCGCGGCCGTCTCGAGCGCTGTAGTAGTTCCCATGCTTCAACTTTTCCCCGTGAAGATCAAGGAAACGGCCACCGTGCACGCGGTCTTCGCGGTTGAGTAG
- a CDS encoding rhodanese-like domain-containing protein produces the protein MAHNHPPKFLAIVDDAKKRVRECTVDDVKKKLEAGEKFVLVDVREDNEWAADHLPGAVHLGKGVIERDIEKAIPDTATPMVLYCGGGFRSALAADNLQKMGYTNVISMDGGIREWREKGYKLEK, from the coding sequence ATGGCGCATAATCATCCGCCGAAATTTCTGGCGATTGTGGACGACGCGAAGAAACGAGTGCGCGAGTGCACCGTGGACGATGTGAAGAAGAAGCTGGAAGCTGGCGAGAAGTTCGTACTGGTGGATGTCCGCGAGGACAACGAGTGGGCGGCCGACCATCTGCCCGGCGCGGTTCACCTTGGCAAAGGCGTGATCGAACGCGATATCGAGAAGGCTATTCCTGATACGGCTACGCCGATGGTCCTCTATTGCGGAGGCGGCTTCCGTTCTGCGCTTGCCGCCGACAACCTCCAGAAGATGGGCTATACCAACGTGATCTCCATGGACGGCGGCATCCGCGAGTGGCGGGAAAAGGGCTACAAACTCGAGAAGTAG
- a CDS encoding type II toxin-antitoxin system prevent-host-death family antitoxin yields the protein MYTVHQTKTNLSKILREVTEQRKEVVIARGNEPIAKIVPIDKKVQRKVGTMKGKLVVEDSFFAPLSDEELKDWGIE from the coding sequence ATGTATACAGTGCACCAAACCAAGACGAACTTGTCAAAGATCCTCCGGGAGGTTACTGAGCAACGCAAAGAGGTCGTCATTGCTCGTGGCAATGAGCCGATTGCGAAGATCGTCCCCATCGATAAGAAGGTTCAGCGCAAGGTCGGGACAATGAAGGGCAAGTTGGTGGTGGAGGACTCGTTCTTCGCTCCCTTATCGGATGAGGAACTGAAGGATTGGGGCATCGAGTGA
- a CDS encoding type II toxin-antitoxin system VapC family toxin — protein sequence MILLDTHVLVWFLNGDPRLPDAVKTIILDEPQVYVSDVSFWEIGIKARLPKRGSAFLLKGRPIETEEDVRKIVNECGVQGFLTLPITTEAILLAPFLGGEHKDPFDRMLAAQSLVPSFMTLVSADKVFDTLSPNLNRYWPGESGDDAAKRKKPSKRAT from the coding sequence GTGATTCTTCTCGATACTCATGTGCTTGTCTGGTTTCTGAACGGCGACCCGCGACTTCCTGATGCGGTCAAGACAATCATTTTGGATGAACCACAGGTGTACGTATCTGATGTATCGTTCTGGGAAATCGGCATCAAGGCGCGCCTGCCGAAACGTGGTTCTGCTTTCCTGCTTAAAGGGCGTCCTATCGAAACCGAAGAAGACGTGAGGAAGATCGTCAACGAATGTGGCGTACAGGGCTTCCTCACCTTGCCCATCACAACTGAAGCAATCCTCCTTGCTCCCTTTTTAGGAGGCGAGCACAAGGACCCGTTTGACCGAATGCTGGCCGCTCAGTCGCTTGTGCCAAGTTTCATGACGCTCGTCAGTGCGGACAAAGTATTCGATACGCTCAGTCCGAATCTCAATCGGTACTGGCCAGGCGAAAGCGGAGACGATGCTGCCAAGCGGAAGAAGCCCAGTAAACGGGCTACCTAG
- a CDS encoding PaaI family thioesterase, whose product MLDSAAAEAVRQKFHTIPISSSLEMTIQSLGAGEATISMPNRTNLHGIYDSLHGGLLMTLADTTACVAVLTMTGPDAVMTTTDMNIRFLAPCLTEVTAEAKIIKFGRTLVPINVTMRDRNGREVAVAQVTYMRLEKMPSR is encoded by the coding sequence ATGCTCGACTCCGCAGCCGCCGAAGCCGTCCGACAGAAGTTCCACACCATTCCAATCTCCAGCAGCCTGGAGATGACCATTCAGTCGCTGGGCGCGGGCGAAGCGACCATTTCCATGCCGAACCGTACCAACCTCCACGGCATCTACGATTCTCTCCACGGCGGCCTCCTCATGACCCTGGCCGATACCACGGCCTGTGTCGCCGTGCTGACTATGACCGGTCCGGATGCGGTGATGACCACGACCGACATGAACATCCGCTTCCTGGCACCGTGCCTGACGGAGGTTACGGCGGAAGCCAAGATCATAAAATTCGGACGCACGCTGGTGCCGATCAACGTCACGATGCGCGACAGAAATGGAAGGGAAGTGGCAGTTGCTCAGGTGACTTATATGCGGCTGGAGAAGATGCCGAGCAGGTAG